Part of the Spea bombifrons isolate aSpeBom1 chromosome 3, aSpeBom1.2.pri, whole genome shotgun sequence genome, gtcctgcggtgggagcgggaggcatccgtcttcccgctctgccgtggtgccggcatttcacgTTGAGCgtcggtatatgatgtcatattccagcgctcaacATGTAATGCCGACACCGCGACGATGTCACTGAgagtgaggggtgccgagcggttgctgaaaacttcacgagcaatcGCCCGttgcccctgcccgggacttaaatgaaagcatggcgcccctgctgccatggcgcctTGCTGCCATGGCGCCTTCGACAGAGGTCGAAAGAGCCATGAACTGTGAGGaccgtatttactcgattataagacgaaccccaaaatttgaatattaatttaggggggaaaaagcctgaatagaaGACTACCCTTTAGGAAAAAAGGTTACttccaaatattaattcacatgtaaactattttttcagatttaataaaaactatgattgagaaatgcaatttttgtttttatttccttttatttgccaacctacccccatttatgcacatttgccccAGACTTGCCAATCTGCACCCCAGATGTTACCTatccccccagaaatgccttatacccacctatatgccaaactgtcccctagacttaccagtgcatgcCAAGACTTGTCCCTTTGTGCTCCAGACcctctggtgtctagtgggggcagccagtgaacgtctggcatggcattaaacaaatgCGATTGCTTTCTTCGCTCAAACGTTGTTGcagtaatgcctcgatgtctaggcattcagcaacactgagaccGCCATCAGGGCCCGTGTGGCCCATCCCCAGGGCATCAATGGGCATAGACAAAAAAATAGCGCACTTCCCAattgtggccttttacctcccaaacaacctgacaatataccccctatataccacccTGGCCCCcagatgtgccttatacccccaaatGCCACTCtaaccccccagatatgccttataccccctatatgtcactctgcccctaTATATGCCACGAACGCCAGATAtcccttataccctctatatgccttaAACCACCATATATTGGTAAATTGAagttcaaagatgtctcaaataggGCATAATAGGGCATatacacagactgaccaaaatgaagtaaaaagagCAGTGGcaaataccaggagctataaattcacacctgaagtacaatttatgtgaaaaaaagattaaaagaaaaaaaaactaccaaaaactttgacaaagactgTTGGTAGAATCTTGTGCACGGAAAGGGTTACAATAcctgcattttaaataccctgagtaaaagatttttttccaatttttcatcatgttttgttattattattattcttattatttttaggaaattagatgatatgatcaaaaaatggtatctgaagaaagcctatcttgtcctgaaaacaaataaacaattacagctaaacacgggCACTGTGTttaaacagccttggtcacaaagggtacaaaaaataaaaaacagcctgatCCTTAAGGCAGTGGTGTGCAATTGTTTAAAAAACCTACTTGTCCAAGGGACTAAAAtggtagcccaatctactagtcCCTCATGACAATCTATTCATCCTATGCTGTATTGATGTGATACTTTGTATTGCATACATTATCCCCTAATGTTATATTAAAGTTATATTAATAACACCATGTCAGCAGATGTTAGCCAGCATAACAGCCCTCCTCATACAGAGCCCATCATCCTGGGGACTTCGCCTCaatcataatcgattagttggcctattattttttagatttaatggataaaaaacaatatgcacattttttggtttattttaaataaagctatattttaaaggtacaagaacccaaaaaatatttcttaaactaggttttaatatctaaaaaagttttactagtaaatattaattcatatttaataaaaactgattgagaaaaatgaatttcttgttttctttcattttatttgccaaccagccccccagttatgcacatctgaccccaggcttgccactctgccccccagatattccttatacccccaaatatgccactctgtcccccacttatgccttacaccccctatatgccactctgtcccccagatatgccttacacccctctatatgtcactctgccccatacaTGCATTATAACcaacccagatatgccttaaacccactatatgccactccgccccatatatgtgtatatgtatgggcaggcatgcaTAAAGGCAGCATatagtacatgtatatgtgtacagtACGTGTATATATAGGTGTGATGCTGTACCCTTACCACAAGATGGACAATGACTTTAATCCTAGTGATGCCACTGGATCCTAGAAAAGAAGAGGTTTGATATTAGGTATGTATTattgaacatttatttttattcataattattctatctttttaaaatattattcatattaaataatggGTTATATCTCTCCATCGGGTGGGGGGggtaatatataaattgtgtggatacaataaatagcaaaaatgGAAATTGCGATTGaacaaggttaaaaaaatggcGAAAAAAGCTTTGAACAGTAGGGTGGGAAAACCCTTTTCATGAAGGTCATAGATAGCAGCAAAGTTGGTTAAGTTGAAACATTCAActtttttgtgagtttcagtGAGATTGTGTACGTAGCTTAGTGCTGGGTGTGAACATTCTGTAactcaccatgacatcatagtgtCATAAGCTTCTGCTGTCATTGCATTTGCTACTTGATTATTGTGAGAGGGAGCTGCTGCGGTGATAAACTTGATTAGCTGTGGAAGCTTTTCCCCAGTGCGATGGATTATATAGATCCTGAGTGCTTATCAGTTATCGATCCTGCTTGGGAGGTGCTGGACCCAAACCCCAACCTCCAGGAATTGTTCATGTCGTTTAATGGCATGTTTTTCCAGGGACAGTTGAAGGGGGTGGAAGTAAAATGGAGCCGCAGGATGATGCTAAACACCGGGATTTGTTACTACAAGGAAAATGAAGACGTGTGcactatatatatcagcaagccACTATTGAGCTTGAGATCAAGGAGAGATCTTGTTGAGGTCCTTCTCCATGAAATGATTCACGCTTACCTGTTTGTAACAGGCCAATACAAAGGTGATGGATACCACGGACCAGAGTTCTGCAAACACATGGAGCGCATAAATAACATCACTGGCGCCAACATTTCCATCTACCACAATTTCCATGCAGAGGTTGCTGAATGCAGAAAACACTGGTGGCTCTGTAATGGTCCCTGCAGAGCTTGGGGGCCAAAGTTTGGCTTCATAATGCGGGCAATAAATCGGGCACCCTCTGCTCGGGAACGTTGGTGGTCACACCATCAGGTTACCTGTGGGGGGACTTTTATTAAAGTGAATGAGCCTGAAAACTACATTCAAAAAGGAAAGAAGAGGAGTTTCAGTTCACCAACCGCCACCCCAAATGACAACAGTGACCATCAACTGCCTAGCAAGAGGGCCAGAATGGACAAATAATTCATTGATATGTTATAACATCTATACATACTGATCAGCACATGGTTCTTGTGCTACTTTGTTACTTGGAGTTCTACTAGTTCCTGATTGTATTATATGctaattaaattgtttaaaacccAAGTGAACATTTCTATTGAATTTcttactatacatatatatatataagtgcatCATTTCTGATAAAGACAGGCATCTTTTGGGCTACATTCATCCCCACCAAACATTCTCAGCGATAAAGAAAGTTGAACAGGCGGTATTGGGTCAATTTAGGTCCAAAAGAGGGAcccttgggaggtatgatttaTGTGATACGTTATTTGGCATTAACCATTACATATCCAAAATtgcacaacattttattttcagttctGCAAGGGAAACATCTATCTGACAAAATGACATGTAGCTGCTGAAGTGAGTTTGGTGGTAACGGCTTGCTCGGTATAGAGCAAGAAGTGGCTGAAGGGAATTAAATGAACTTGGCAGACATCGTATGGCTTCCAGTACGTTGGACAAACACGTCAATCAATAACATGCTTTATAATAACGTCAGAATTTCCTATCATACGATTAAGATGTGTTTGGAGTTGCCATTGAGTCTCCACGTACCTCTAAATCATTCTGGATCCTAAATAGAATATTAAATCGTCTCCGGACCCCGGCTTCTTAGTAACTCTTATAAAGCTTTAGTTAAGTCATTACGTTTCTTGTAGCTTTTCCTTCCTGCCTACCAGGCATGAGATGGTAACCTCCGGGAagacttttcttttctcttttgttgGCTGAATTGCATTTTAGGTATGTATTTCGCTAAAAGACATatttgtttttgaggttttttttaattgcacgATTGTATGTAAAATCCTTGAATCTTCAATGAAGAAATTAAGTTGGAATAAAAAGGTTTAGACGATATAGATTCTGATGTGTTTAGAGAggattattcattttgtttagtTCCGTGGatgccagagccggccttaagtgttcctGCGCCCTAtgtggactactcctctggcgcccccttctcactaccccccaccccttctcactacctcgCCCCCCTCTGCCACTTCTCACTACCTCGCCCCCTCTGCATGACTGGGCTTGACAGTAAGCATGACAGGGTTAATGTATTAAGGGGGTTACATTGATATGAGAGGTCTGTTATGCCCGACCTTATTGGAAGGGCTGATTTGAAGCTATTTATGGGCTAATTTTCCTGCCATTTGGGCCAAGAGCAATCTTCACCAACAGAGTGAAGCAGCGAATTCACCGCCCGCCCTCCATTGTTATATTCGTGACCAGCGGAAGTTTTATGGAGATAGGGTTTATAGCAAAGTTTTAATTGGTTGTTACACCAAGATTCAGCTCTGGCTTTACACCGCGGGGTTCAGTCCATGGGGGGTATTGATATAGGTAGGGTGTCCGACCCAACAGATTCCATTGGTATTTGGAGGGTTATCCCTACAGaatgttgtttcttttttatgtttaacacGGTTTACAAGTATGCTAGTATAACCTAGCTCGTGTTATCTGCCTGTCAGTTACGTTTCAAGATTTTAGCCAGGTTTGTTTTATAAGAATATGTTATATGCATGTGTAATAATGTATCTGTTTTATTCTGTCACAGTATGAAGCACTGTGGCCTCATGTGTCTGGTGTTTTTGTTCAGGTGTATTatatcccttacgaaaaattactgcagtttttctgaagtaatactgctattttttggacatgaaaaaactgcaatactgcacttttactgcacatttactgcagttttactgcatttgtacttcactgtactgcagtattactgcacatttaccgcacttttttttttttatattgcaaacctactgTTGCTCTTCAGTgtgctgtagctttattgcatttgtacttccgtacaaaaataactgcagtacaactgcagtacagtgaagtacaaatgcagtaaaactgcagtaaatgtgcagtaatactgcagtaaaagtgcagtattgcagttttttcatgtccaaaaaatagcagtattacttcagaaaaacagcagtaattttttttgtaagggatggGTCAAGCGAATATATATGCGAATATACCGTGCCCAAGTCATGAGTCTCACTTAAATACAACTATTACATGAATGAGATGGACATCTCAAGGGATGCAAAAATAATGAGATGGCACAGAATGATTGTATATACATTGTTAGCAGTGATGACGATCTTTTTCCAAGAACTAAAGACTGTGACTGCAGCTATATTTGTGTAAAACGATCAAAATATGTGCAGCAACCCAAATGTATTGTGCAAACCCCAACTATTGCTCCTTACCCTGCCACTTGGCCATGTGTCTGCATTCAAATACCCTTAACGCGATTAATATGCCTAAACAGGGTATAACAACACATTATTTCAAGGAAAAATTCCCTGGTTAGGAAGGCAGAACTAGGCAGTTTGTGTCTTTTAAGAGGGGCTACCATTGAGGCCCCCCAGATGTTCTCTACAGGTCCTTTAAAACTACCTTAGGGGGAATGCTTAGTTGTAGTGTCAGAACCACACCATGAACCCAAAAGACACACAGCACCCTTGCAGCAGCAGAGGGTCTTCTGTGACTTTTCCTTTTCATTCCCATTAGCTGTGTTTCAATTAAAAGCTGTTTAAATTCACATATgaacaaataaacaattaaacatTCGCTTAATTCACCTGTGTATCGCAACCAATGGCATTGACTCATGCCAACTAAATAACCATCGAGTATATCAATGGAAAGAAAGGAACCTCTAGCGGTTACTATGGGTATTGTTTCATAAGAAAATATacgtgtcctgaaaaaaaagtataacgtTTGGTGGGTAATctaagtatgaaaaataaaaattattgttAGGGAAAGTCATAGTGAAAATGCTGAGAGTGCTGTTATACCCATGTGTTAAAAACCATCTTCGTCTTTGAGGGTTAAAAGAATAGCCTTCAAACAACTTTGTCTATAAGGGGTTAAGTAGCTGCATTTAAACAATTAAACAGgctaataacaatatttttgttacagtTTATGTGCTACCTATGTTGACTATTTTCTACCGTGATAAAAGAAGGCCTTCTACATTTGAACTTGGAACGTCTGAATTCTGTTCCATTAAGGATGGGATGTTGTGTAAACAGTTTTATTTACTGCCTCGACAATTGAGCCCGATGCATTGAATTTTTTGTGTAAATGCTGACATAGTGTTTTATATTCTGCTGATTAGAATTCAGATTTTCTTTAATGGCCATTTTCTAAAAGAGGACACCAAGACATAAGAGTTTTATTACTTTTGATATCCTCTTAAAAATATGTCTACCCACATGATTGCTTGGTCTGGGGATAAAAAGTTTGAAATGATGTTAGGAATACCATCGGAGTGACATACCTAATAAGTACAGAGGAGGGTACCATGTTTGTGGTCATCAGAACATACATTTTGCtcccacttgtttttttttattacattgtagCAGTCAGAATAAAGTCATACAATGAGCATTTTACAAGTTTGCTGACATTGGATGAATGTGAGTGTTCTAAAAGACATAATCAGAAAGGAATTTAAAGTGCACATTAGAGTGATGAAAATACAGTGTCAGTAAACAGATACAGTTGTTTTATCATTAATGGGTTCTTTGTTTGCTTGATGGTGGAAAGCAGATAATAcagaatataattttattatttggcCGCTTTGAAGATTTTACATGTATTAATCACGCAGACCTGGTTTACCCCTTCACAAAAgtactgtatgtgtgtcagAGAGCGATAGACAAGCAGTGAGAAAAGAACGAAGGGAGGAGAAAACGGAAAGGAAAAAGATAATCCAATTCTTTACTCTCCGAAACACAGCTAGAATGACATAGGCAAAGAGTGCTTAACATTTCACACATCCCTTAAAACGTTAGTCAATTACTATGATGCAGAACCTTACACTTATGTTTGTATTACTGGTTTTGTTGCAAATATAAAGAATTGAGTTGACTCTAACAACCCCCCATATGGAATCTAGAGTCACTTTGATATACAGTTTTGAAGTGATGCTCATGATTTAAGCAGTTCTCTTTGGTACCAATGGACAGATGGAACAACAAACCAAGTAAAATGGTCCAAGAAACACAATCAGATAAATACAGCAAGGTGAAGGGTTAGTCGTCTCTGCTTGGTAACAATAACTTATGCCTATTGTGGCCCATCCACATCCTCTAAAATGCCATGTAGAGGAAAGCAGGTGAAAGGTCTAAACAATAGCCCAGGTTCTGCTAAGTAAAATTACTGTTAGTGGGAATAACATTGTACCTAAATATGGTGCTGCTAAAGCTTGCTGTGGAATTACTAAACATATTAATTCTACTAACTATAGATCATGCTAGATCCAGAATGATGCTTAATGGTTTAACATGCAACGACAGACTCAATGTTGCATTTGTTGCAGGAACAATTGAGCCTGATTCATCATGTactgtacatgtgtatatatagttatgtATATGCCCACTTTTCAATCGAAAATATCAAAGGTGAAGGAACATACACGATGTAGTCCACTGTTCTTACCAATTCTGAGTAACTATAATTTTGTGATGTTTGTTCTACTTGGGCCACCTTCCCATGCCATGTAAACCTTTGTACTTTAACTGCATTCCAAGTTGCTTGCAAACTTTGGAGCAATCATTATGAGTgttacaaatattattacacattaaaaatggttttaaaaaaaatgggttttttttactaaatgttcttttttaattattcagaggttttgtttttaaatactttcatttttctttattgcattattacattaattaaatatatattacatgcatacatattaaaatcacTATTCACATGTGAATGCAGAACAGTTGTaacataaataatgataatttgacaggttatatatatatatatatatatatatatatatatatatatatatatatatataggttggTTTAAAGTTTTGGTTTATATGAAGGAGCCCTGGACACATTTTACAGCTAGTTAAGCATGACTGAAGATAATTGTTTAATTGGTTCATTCTCAATCTGCTGCACAGAGGTTTGCTTTCATCTGTTTAGACAAGCTGTGAACTGAAGATATCATTTGGGATGTCGTTTTGGGATGTTGTTTTGGGATGTTGGTTTGGGATGTCCCTTTCaccaaaccaagacattttggacaatgctatgattccaactttgtggggacagtttggggaaggaccttttctattccaggatGACTGTACCtcagtacacaaagcaaggtccaacATCAgggcctgacctcacaaatgccctACAGgttaaatgggcaaaaattcccagagaaactctccaaaatccagtggaaagccttcccagaagagtggaagctgttatagctgcaaaggggggaccaactacatattgaTGTCTATGTATCTGGAAAGCATTCTGATAAActtccctgttggtgtaatggccaagtgtcccaatacttttgtctatatagtgtatgtttgcTAGACACAAATATGAGCAGTTAGAGCTCATTACTTGACTATTTGCCGCCTCTCACTTACCTTTACTGTCACAATCAGTGGATTGGGTTTACAGTTGCATGCTGCAAGAGAGTAAGTGAATAGTGTGTGGCTGTGTGCATCCAGCAGGCAGGCACACATACCTCATTTATTGGGAGCGGACCTTATAGTGCATATGCCAATTTTAATCTCTagcctttttattcttttttttagtctGGCTTTTAGTCCCATATCTCTTTCTAataaaattcatttaaattattctatctaaccaacaaaaaaaacataaccacGACAGCCCCTCTTGACTTCACTGTCAAAAAATAAGAGCAAGCTGTACTCTATAAGGGGAGAGAATGCTCAACTCACATGAATATTAAGTGGGTTtataaaaagggaaatataagtaataatataaacaatgaaaaaataccCTTTTACATCAGCAAACAATTGCACGCTAGGGTATGCACACCAAAGTCCCAGTCCTAGAGTTAGCTAAAAACCACTTGACAGTATTGGACTAAGCAGAATAATATATTCACAGAAAGTGCCGCTCAGTAGTCTGTCCTGTCTGTCTGTATAGATGGTCACGTTAACGTTACCTGGTAGGCGACTCTGGCAGTGGAATCTGTCAGTGGAGTCAGTAGATTAAGTTTGTCAGTCCACAAGTCGACTGTATCTGCATATGCAAGTTGTTATGTTACATTTGACCCGACATGGAATCTGTCAAGTTGCATTCAGTTGAGGAACTTGCATTTTCT contains:
- the LOC128483135 gene encoding DNA-dependent metalloprotease SPRTN-like, giving the protein MDYIDPECLSVIDPAWEVLDPNPNLQELFMSFNGMFFQGQLKGVEVKWSRRMMLNTGICYYKENEDVCTIYISKPLLSLRSRRDLVEVLLHEMIHAYLFVTGQYKGDGYHGPEFCKHMERINNITGANISIYHNFHAEVAECRKHWWLCNGPCRAWGPKFGFIMRAINRAPSARERWWSHHQVTCGGTFIKVNEPENYIQKGKKRSFSSPTATPNDNSDHQLPSKRARMDK